A genomic stretch from Candidatus Amarolinea dominans includes:
- a CDS encoding recombinase zinc beta ribbon domain-containing protein, whose amino-acid sequence MAQERLKTNQRFSMRNNRNHRYLLRGLLICATCGHTLTARAGNGYFSYSCGYGGVHRAPDTPEHTCRIDGNTVETLVWNAVVELLKNPKLISQAWGCDEAANIEQGEKERLENRLRSLDRQQERLLDLYQDEQIEKPSYLVRKQRLDEEQKNIQTRLLQIEQEAKSEQIKQELIEDFQQYCQRIQENLANPSPDLQQEVIRLLIDHVVVGKNEIVIKHIVPTDDDCRLKPQRLCVEEKRPGVENAHQSPACCSARNTTRSRCSSG is encoded by the coding sequence ATGGCACAAGAACGACTGAAAACGAACCAGCGATTCTCAATGCGCAACAATCGCAACCACCGCTATCTCCTGCGCGGCTTGTTGATTTGCGCCACTTGTGGCCATACACTCACCGCCCGCGCTGGGAATGGCTATTTTTCCTACAGCTGTGGCTATGGCGGTGTTCACCGTGCCCCCGATACGCCTGAGCATACCTGCCGCATTGACGGCAACACCGTTGAAACCCTGGTTTGGAACGCAGTGGTGGAGCTTTTGAAAAATCCCAAACTGATTTCCCAAGCGTGGGGCTGCGATGAAGCTGCCAACATCGAGCAAGGTGAGAAAGAGCGGTTGGAAAATCGCTTGCGATCGCTCGACCGTCAGCAAGAACGTCTGCTGGATTTGTACCAAGATGAGCAGATCGAAAAGCCATCCTACCTGGTGCGCAAACAACGTCTGGATGAGGAGCAAAAAAACATTCAAACGCGCCTTCTGCAAATCGAGCAAGAGGCCAAGTCCGAACAAATCAAGCAGGAATTGATCGAAGATTTCCAGCAATATTGCCAGCGTATCCAGGAAAACCTTGCAAATCCCAGCCCGGATTTACAACAGGAAGTGATTCGGTTGTTAATTGATCACGTTGTTGTCGGAAAAAATGAAATCGTGATCAAGCACATCGTCCCGACCGATGATGATTGTCGTTTGAAACCACAACGTCTTTGCGTTGAAGAAAAGCGTCCTGGCGTTGAAAACGCTCATCAATCGCCGGCCTGCTGTTCGGCCAGGAACACGACGCGCAGCAGGTGCAGTTCGGGATAG
- a CDS encoding recombinase family protein gives MDRPALDRLRDREGEGCYQVVICLSPDRLARVYMLQVLLLEEFRQAGIQMLFVNQPPVSDSPQSQLLFGIQGLFAEYERAVIAERMRRGRLHCARQGAMVNPKTPYGYDYVPKTGREGGRWEINAEEARVVRQIYAWYTQSEPMTIQEITDRLNRDGLQPRRKCWRSSLIGNILRQTQYTGLAYYNRTEKVYHEVGRLRKIGHGKRLCPVSMLRPTEEWIAIPSPAFWTRISGAWHKND, from the coding sequence ATGGATCGTCCGGCGCTGGATCGGTTACGAGACCGAGAAGGTGAAGGCTGTTACCAGGTGGTGATCTGCCTGAGTCCAGATCGGTTGGCAAGGGTGTACATGTTGCAGGTGCTTCTGCTGGAAGAATTTCGGCAAGCCGGGATACAAATGTTGTTTGTGAACCAGCCTCCGGTGAGTGATAGCCCGCAGAGCCAACTGTTGTTCGGCATTCAAGGGTTGTTTGCCGAGTATGAACGGGCTGTGATTGCCGAACGGATGCGGCGAGGGCGTCTGCATTGCGCACGTCAGGGAGCAATGGTCAACCCAAAGACCCCATATGGGTATGATTACGTGCCCAAAACAGGGAGGGAAGGCGGGCGTTGGGAAATCAATGCCGAAGAAGCCAGGGTCGTGCGTCAAATTTACGCCTGGTATACCCAATCCGAGCCGATGACTATTCAAGAAATCACAGATCGCTTGAATCGAGACGGCCTCCAACCGCGCCGGAAGTGCTGGCGCAGTAGCCTGATTGGAAACATCCTGCGACAAACCCAATATACCGGATTGGCTTACTACAATCGCACCGAAAAGGTGTATCATGAGGTGGGGCGATTGCGTAAAATTGGGCATGGCAAGCGTCTTTGCCCGGTGAGTATGCTTCGCCCCACAGAAGAATGGATTGCCATTCCGTCCCCAGCATTTTGGACAAGGATATCTGGCGCATGGCACAAGAACGACTGA
- a CDS encoding recombinase family protein: MKQTAALYARVSTQRQEEEATIASQVAAIEEYATHEGYALRKDLYFLDEAVSGAKWIVRRWIGYETEKVKAVTRW; encoded by the coding sequence ATGAAACAGACAGCTGCGTTGTATGCCCGTGTTTCGACGCAACGCCAGGAAGAGGAGGCCACGATAGCCAGCCAGGTGGCGGCGATTGAAGAATATGCCACCCACGAGGGGTACGCCTTGCGAAAGGACTTGTATTTTCTGGACGAGGCGGTGAGCGGGGCGAAATGGATCGTCCGGCGCTGGATCGGTTACGAGACCGAGAAGGTGAAGGCTGTTACCAGGTGGTGA